The Arthrobacter russicus genome has a segment encoding these proteins:
- a CDS encoding MalY/PatB family protein: protein MNPEPASFDFSSPTARTLRARQGIKWNLHPEDVLPLWVAEMDFATAPVIVDELHRAVQEESFGYASPRQPALAAALAEFSAARYDWSFEPEAMRILPEVLTGVRWGIDAFSKPGSAVILPVPAYMPFFELVRSMGREIIEVRFIEAGGRWVLDLAGVEQALRAGAGTLLLTNPHNPLGKTFSSAESAAIAGLVDRYGARVVSDEIHGPLTYDRVHVPYASVNDTAFAHTLTLVSTSKAWNLPGLCAAQAIVGSAADRTAWDAWTLGETHGVSPLGVRASTAAYRNGVPWLDGLLGQLRTNRQFLFERLAEVPGLQAITPEATYLAWLDFTEVELGARYQAGEGPASYFLREAKLAFVPGSSCGADSLNCLRLNFGTTPGILEQAMDAMLAALPA from the coding sequence AATGGAATCTCCACCCGGAGGACGTGCTGCCGCTCTGGGTCGCGGAGATGGATTTCGCCACCGCTCCGGTGATCGTCGACGAACTCCACCGGGCGGTACAGGAAGAATCCTTCGGCTACGCCTCGCCACGGCAGCCGGCGTTGGCGGCGGCCCTGGCCGAATTCAGTGCCGCCCGCTATGACTGGTCCTTCGAGCCCGAGGCGATGCGGATCCTGCCGGAAGTGCTCACCGGGGTCCGGTGGGGGATCGACGCGTTCAGCAAGCCCGGCAGTGCCGTGATCCTGCCGGTGCCCGCCTACATGCCCTTCTTCGAACTGGTCCGTTCGATGGGCCGGGAAATCATCGAGGTCCGGTTCATCGAAGCGGGCGGGCGTTGGGTCCTGGATTTGGCCGGCGTCGAACAGGCTCTGCGGGCCGGGGCGGGCACATTGCTGCTGACGAATCCGCACAATCCGCTCGGCAAGACCTTCAGCAGCGCCGAGTCCGCGGCCATTGCCGGGCTCGTGGACCGGTATGGCGCCCGGGTGGTTTCGGACGAGATCCACGGCCCGTTGACTTACGACCGGGTGCACGTGCCGTATGCCTCGGTCAATGACACTGCTTTTGCGCACACGCTGACCTTGGTATCGACCTCGAAAGCCTGGAATCTGCCCGGTTTGTGCGCGGCCCAGGCGATTGTGGGCAGCGCCGCGGACCGGACCGCCTGGGATGCCTGGACCCTTGGCGAGACCCACGGGGTATCCCCGCTCGGAGTGCGGGCTTCGACGGCGGCCTACCGGAATGGCGTGCCCTGGTTGGACGGCTTGCTCGGCCAACTGCGAACCAACCGGCAATTCCTGTTCGAGCGTCTGGCCGAGGTTCCGGGGCTGCAAGCGATCACCCCGGAAGCGACGTATCTGGCCTGGCTCGACTTCACCGAGGTGGAGCTCGGCGCGCGCTACCAGGCCGGTGAGGGGCCGGCGTCGTACTTTTTGCGCGAGGCGAAACTGGCCTTTGTGCCGGGAAGTTCCTGCGGCGCGGACAGCCTGAATTGCCTGCGGCTCAATTTCGGTACAACGCCGGGCATCCTGGAACAAGCCATGGACGCCATGCTGGCCGCGTTGCCCGCTTAG